The genomic stretch ATTTGAAAAGCTCAGAAGTTAGCCAACCATTTATAAGTTTTATAGACTTTTCTTTGTTTTCTTTCCAAACTTTTGTATGTTCATCTTTTTTGTGTTCTAGTTCTAATTCCAACCATTCTTTAAATTCCGAAATAATACTTTCAAAATATTTTGCCATAGCAATTGTACTTGTAAGTATTTCTGCATCTACTTTTGATAAGTCATATTCTTTTATAAATCTTTTTATTTTTTCATCGGCAAGTTCTGGTAATTCTTGTTTTATTTTGTCTATTTGTTCATTTTTTATAATGATTTTTGGTATATCTGGTTCTGCAAAATATCTATAATCATTTGCTTCTTCTTTTGTTCTTTGAAGTTCTGTAATTTGTTTTGAATCGTTCCAACCTTTTGTAGTTTGTATTTTTGGTGGAGTTCCATTTTCCCAAAGTTTTGTTTGCTCCTCTATTTCATATTTTATTGCACGTTCTACCGATCTAAAAGAATTCAAATTTTTTATTTCTGTTTTTGGATATAAATTTTTGTCTCCACATGGTCTAAGAGAAATATTTACGTCACATCGAAGTTGTCCTTTTTCCATATCTGCATCTGAAATACCCAAATACCTACATAATTGTCTTAATTTTTGTAAGAACAATCTAGCTTGCTCCTGTTTTCTAATATCAGGACGAGTTACTATTTCAGCAAGTGGAGTTCCTGCACGATTGAAGTCGATGAGAGAATAATCTTTGTTGTGAAAATTTTTTGCTGCATCATTTTCAAGATGTAATCTTTCTATTCCTATTCTGGTTTTTTCATTTTCATTTTCTAATATAAAATATCCATCGCTTGATAATGGTTTTTCAAATTGAGAAATTTGATAACCTTGTGGTAAATCAGGATAAAAATAACTTTTTCTTTCAAATATACTTTCTTTGTTTATTTTTAAATTCAAAGCAAGTGCAAGTTTTATACCATAATGAAGTACTTCCTTATTGAGTACTGGAAGTGCTCCGGGATGACCCAAACATACTGGACAAATAAGTGTATTTGGAGCTTTTCCTTCAGATTCATTTGAACAACTACAAAACATTTTTGATTTTGTTTTTAGCTGAACATGTATTTCTAATCCTATTATTGATTCCAAGAGCATATTATTTTGTAATTAATTTATTGTTTATATTCCAATATACGAATGTGTACTAATTATAATTAATATAATACGAATATACGAATTTATACCAATTATACTAATATATTTGTATTGTCCCTACATCTTATTAACTGTTTCTATTCCAAGTAAGTTTAATCCATTTTTGATAATTTGTGCAGTTGAACTTACAAGTAATAATCTTATTTTTACTTCCTCTTTATCATCTGATAATATTTTACAATTATTATAAAATTCATTGAAATCTTTTGCTAAATCTATTAAGTATGATGCAATATAACTTGGTTTATAATTATTTGCAGATTTTGTTATTGCATCTTCAAATAAATTTAAT from Patescibacteria group bacterium encodes the following:
- the gatB gene encoding Asp-tRNA(Asn)/Glu-tRNA(Gln) amidotransferase subunit GatB — encoded protein: MLLESIIGLEIHVQLKTKSKMFCSCSNESEGKAPNTLICPVCLGHPGALPVLNKEVLHYGIKLALALNLKINKESIFERKSYFYPDLPQGYQISQFEKPLSSDGYFILENENEKTRIGIERLHLENDAAKNFHNKDYSLIDFNRAGTPLAEIVTRPDIRKQEQARLFLQKLRQLCRYLGISDADMEKGQLRCDVNISLRPCGDKNLYPKTEIKNLNSFRSVERAIKYEIEEQTKLWENGTPPKIQTTKGWNDSKQITELQRTKEEANDYRYFAEPDIPKIIIKNEQIDKIKQELPELADEKIKRFIKEYDLSKVDAEILTSTIAMAKYFESIISEFKEWLELELEHKKDEHTKVWKENKEKSIKLINGWLTSELFKLMNEKNLSIENIKITPENMAQFIKIVYLGKVNSSSAQKILKEMFDSGKDPEEIIKKYDLGQINDEKQINNIVEKVIKENSTQVEQYKSGKENLMKYFVGVAMKETSGKANPEIAEKLFKEKLK